A single region of the Demequina sp. genome encodes:
- the pyk gene encoding pyruvate kinase — translation MRNAKIVCTIGPATASLENMRKLVAAGMDVARINRSHGSAAEHEAVYANVRQAAEEAGRNVAVLVDLQGPKIRLERFENGPHELAIDDVFTITTRDVVGTKDICGTTFKGLPGDCKVGDSLLIDDGKVRLEVTAVTETDVVTRVVVPGPVSNNKGINLPGVAVSVPALSDKDEEDLRWGLGIGADFIALSFVRSAADYEDVARIMAEEGRVVPVIAKVEKPQAVDNLEEIVDAFDGVMVARGDLGVELPLEDVPLVQKRAIELCRANAKPVIVATQVLESMTHSPVPTRAETSDCANAILDGTDAVMLSGETSVGEYPFITVETMARIIKNTEEKGFTRIAKYLTTPKTRGGAITHAAADVANVLDVKYIVTFTQSGDSALRMSRLRPETPMIAFTPDPHTQKRLALSWGVDAELVDHVDSTDDMVNLVDTFLKDSGRAVEGDYVVVVSGTPVGVPGTTNSIFVHKVGQVRG, via the coding sequence ATGCGTAACGCGAAGATCGTCTGCACCATCGGGCCTGCAACGGCCTCCCTCGAGAACATGCGAAAGCTCGTCGCCGCCGGCATGGACGTGGCCCGCATCAACCGCAGCCACGGCAGCGCCGCGGAGCACGAGGCGGTGTACGCCAACGTGCGCCAGGCCGCGGAGGAGGCCGGCCGCAACGTGGCGGTGCTCGTGGACCTGCAGGGGCCCAAGATCCGCCTCGAGCGCTTCGAGAACGGTCCCCACGAGCTCGCGATCGACGACGTGTTCACGATCACCACTCGCGACGTCGTCGGCACCAAGGACATCTGCGGGACCACGTTCAAGGGCCTTCCGGGTGACTGCAAGGTCGGTGACTCGCTGCTCATCGACGACGGCAAGGTGCGCCTCGAGGTCACGGCCGTGACGGAGACCGATGTGGTCACCAGGGTCGTCGTGCCCGGCCCCGTCTCCAACAACAAGGGAATCAACCTCCCTGGTGTTGCCGTGTCCGTTCCCGCCCTGTCCGACAAGGACGAGGAGGACCTGCGCTGGGGCCTCGGCATCGGCGCGGACTTCATCGCGCTGTCGTTCGTGCGCTCTGCGGCCGACTACGAGGACGTGGCAAGGATCATGGCCGAGGAGGGGCGCGTCGTGCCCGTCATCGCCAAGGTCGAGAAGCCTCAGGCCGTCGACAACCTTGAAGAGATCGTCGATGCCTTCGACGGCGTGATGGTGGCCCGCGGCGACCTCGGCGTCGAGCTGCCACTGGAGGACGTGCCGCTCGTCCAGAAGCGCGCAATCGAGCTGTGCCGCGCGAACGCGAAGCCGGTCATCGTCGCCACCCAGGTCCTCGAGTCGATGACGCACTCCCCCGTGCCGACCCGGGCGGAGACCTCCGACTGCGCCAATGCCATCCTCGATGGCACTGACGCGGTCATGCTGTCCGGAGAGACGAGCGTTGGCGAGTACCCGTTCATCACGGTCGAGACGATGGCCCGCATCATCAAGAACACCGAGGAGAAGGGCTTCACGCGCATCGCGAAGTACCTCACCACGCCCAAGACGCGAGGCGGTGCCATCACGCACGCCGCCGCCGACGTGGCCAACGTGCTCGACGTGAAGTACATCGTGACCTTCACGCAGTCCGGCGACTCCGCGCTGCGCATGTCGCGCCTGCGCCCGGAGACCCCCATGATCGCCTTCACGCCGGACCCGCACACGCAGAAGCGCCTCGCCCTGTCGTGGGGCGTCGACGCCGAACTCGTCGATCACGTGGACTCCACCGACGACATGGTCAACCTCGTCGATACGTTCCTCAAGGACTCTGGCCGCGCCGTCGAGGGCGACTACGTCGTCGTCGTGTCCGGCACTCCCGTCGGCGTTCCGGGAACCACCAACTCGATCTTCGTGCACAAGGTGGGCCAGGTTCGCGGCTAG
- a CDS encoding glutamate synthase subunit beta, with product MADPRGFLTTRERELPASRPVPVRLMDWHDVKDHLSKDETVLKRQAGRCMDCGVPFCHQGCPLGNLIPEWNDLTWRDQWGDAIDRLHATNNFPEFTGRICPAPCETACVLGINQPAVTIKNVEVSIIDKAFEKGLVTPKIAQRHTGKTIAVVGSGPAGLAAAQQLTRAGHTVAVYERSDKVGGLLRYGVPAFKMEKHHIDRRVRQMEQEGTVFRTGVDIGRDIPWDHLRARYDAVLVATGASVPRDLPIPGRYMKGIHFAMPYLTQGNHEAEGTPVPNQISAEGKHVIIIGGGDTGSDCLGTALRQGALSVTTLAIGVQPPLERDSKNQPWPTHPLLFEVSSSHEEGGERQFLASTVEFVGNEDHHVTALRVATTEVMPNGMRGPAPGTEREIPADLVLLSMGFTGPEADLISQQLGVVVNERQAFSRDARFATPQDGVFVAGDAGRGQSLVVWAIAEGRAAAAAIDEYLTGGTELPAPITARTVALRA from the coding sequence GTGGCTGATCCCCGCGGATTCCTCACCACTCGCGAGCGCGAGCTGCCCGCGAGCCGCCCCGTGCCGGTGCGGCTCATGGACTGGCACGACGTCAAGGACCACCTGTCGAAGGACGAGACGGTCCTCAAGCGCCAGGCTGGTCGCTGCATGGACTGTGGCGTCCCCTTCTGTCACCAAGGCTGCCCGCTCGGCAACCTCATCCCCGAGTGGAACGACCTCACGTGGCGCGACCAGTGGGGCGACGCTATCGACCGCCTCCACGCCACGAACAACTTCCCGGAGTTCACGGGCCGCATCTGCCCCGCGCCGTGTGAGACCGCGTGCGTGCTCGGCATCAACCAGCCTGCCGTCACGATCAAGAACGTCGAGGTGTCGATCATTGACAAGGCGTTCGAGAAGGGCCTGGTAACTCCCAAGATCGCTCAGCGCCACACGGGAAAGACCATCGCCGTCGTGGGATCGGGGCCCGCGGGCCTCGCGGCCGCGCAGCAGCTCACGCGCGCCGGGCACACCGTTGCCGTGTACGAGCGCTCCGACAAGGTCGGTGGCCTCCTTCGCTACGGCGTGCCCGCCTTCAAGATGGAGAAGCACCACATCGACCGCCGCGTGCGGCAGATGGAGCAGGAGGGCACGGTCTTCCGCACGGGAGTGGACATCGGTCGCGACATCCCGTGGGATCACCTGCGCGCGAGGTACGACGCCGTGCTCGTCGCCACCGGCGCCTCGGTGCCGCGCGACCTTCCGATCCCCGGGCGCTACATGAAGGGCATCCACTTCGCGATGCCTTACCTCACCCAGGGCAACCACGAGGCGGAGGGCACCCCGGTGCCCAACCAGATCAGCGCCGAGGGCAAGCACGTCATCATCATCGGCGGTGGAGACACCGGTTCCGACTGCCTCGGCACCGCGCTGCGACAGGGTGCGCTGTCCGTCACGACCCTCGCGATCGGCGTTCAGCCACCGCTCGAGCGTGACTCGAAGAACCAGCCTTGGCCCACGCATCCGCTCCTGTTCGAGGTGTCGAGTTCACACGAGGAGGGCGGCGAGCGCCAGTTCCTCGCCTCGACCGTCGAGTTCGTCGGCAACGAGGACCACCACGTGACCGCGCTGCGCGTTGCGACCACGGAGGTCATGCCGAATGGCATGCGCGGCCCCGCGCCGGGCACGGAACGGGAGATTCCCGCTGACCTCGTGCTGCTGTCGATGGGCTTCACCGGTCCGGAGGCCGATCTCATCTCGCAGCAGCTGGGCGTGGTCGTGAACGAGCGCCAGGCGTTCTCTCGCGACGCGCGCTTCGCTACCCCCCAGGACGGCGTGTTCGTCGCGGGCGACGCCGGCCGCGGCCAGTCGCTCGTCGTGTGGGCGATCGCCGAAGGCAGGGCTGCTGCAGCCGCGATCGACGAGTACCTCACCGGAGGCACCGAGCTTCCCGCCCCTATCACCGCGCGAACGGTCGCCCTGCGCGCTTAA
- the lgt gene encoding prolipoprotein diacylglyceryl transferase, which produces MTHTYIPAPPSGWSTFTFGPLTIHMYALCILAGIFFAIWYTTRRWVERGGQKEVVGSVAFWAVPFGIIGGRIYHLITSPDQYFGAGGRPLDAFKIWNGGLGIWGAVALGALGAYIGCRRQGVSFVTFMDAAAPAVLVAQAIGRLGNYFNQELFGRPTHLPWGLYVDPAFRPEGFGAYHTFHPTFLYELIWNLAGAALIVYLDRRFDLRGGRVFWLYVVVYTSGRLWIEMVRIDDAHYFWGIRLNVFVSIVALVASTIVFFWLGTRQRRLSVHVPRNELAAVPANGGDPSSADAGGDPAEPSADAPAGAGDDG; this is translated from the coding sequence GTGACCCACACGTATATCCCGGCCCCGCCGTCGGGCTGGAGCACCTTCACTTTTGGTCCCCTGACCATCCACATGTACGCGCTGTGCATCCTCGCGGGCATCTTCTTCGCCATCTGGTACACCACCCGACGCTGGGTTGAGCGGGGCGGTCAGAAGGAGGTTGTGGGCTCGGTTGCGTTCTGGGCCGTGCCGTTCGGCATCATCGGCGGGCGGATCTATCACCTCATCACGTCGCCAGACCAGTACTTCGGTGCGGGCGGCAGGCCGCTCGACGCGTTCAAGATCTGGAACGGCGGGCTCGGGATCTGGGGCGCGGTAGCGCTTGGCGCTCTCGGTGCCTACATTGGCTGCCGCCGCCAAGGCGTGAGCTTCGTGACCTTCATGGACGCCGCAGCGCCCGCCGTGCTCGTGGCCCAGGCGATTGGCCGGCTCGGGAACTACTTCAACCAGGAGCTGTTCGGGCGTCCCACGCACCTCCCGTGGGGACTGTACGTCGACCCGGCCTTCCGTCCTGAGGGCTTCGGCGCGTATCACACGTTCCACCCCACGTTCCTGTACGAGCTCATCTGGAACCTCGCTGGGGCCGCGCTCATCGTCTACCTCGACAGGCGCTTCGATCTGCGCGGCGGGCGCGTGTTCTGGCTCTACGTGGTGGTGTACACGTCCGGTCGCCTCTGGATCGAGATGGTGCGCATCGATGACGCTCACTACTTCTGGGGAATTCGCCTCAACGTGTTTGTGTCTATCGTCGCGCTCGTTGCGTCGACTATTGTGTTCTTCTGGCTGGGGACACGGCAGCGGCGGCTGTCCGTGCACGTGCCGCGCAACGAACTCGCGGCGGTCCCTGCCAATGGAGGCGATCCCTCTTCAGCAGACGCAGGCGGTGATCCCGCCGAGCCCAGCGCCGATGCCCCCGCAGGGGCCGGCGACGACGGGTAA
- the trpA gene encoding tryptophan synthase subunit alpha — translation MIAAIDAAKAEGRAALIGYLPVGYPSLDGSCRAIAAMVEAGVDGVEVGLPYSDPSMDGPTVQEAAEAALQRGVRVRDVFAGVRAAVDAGAPAVVMSYFNPLLQYGLERFAADLAAAGGAGVILPDLTPDNADEWLAAARRHGIETTFLVAPSSTQERIHFTVAATTGFLYATAVMGVTGERATIGTAAERLVRDSRAAGASHVCVGIGVTTGEHASQVGAYADGVIVGSALVRTLLDNPDEAAALDALRAKVAELAQGVRSAR, via the coding sequence ATGATTGCGGCGATCGACGCCGCCAAGGCGGAGGGGCGCGCGGCGCTCATCGGATATCTCCCCGTGGGATACCCGAGCCTCGACGGCTCTTGCAGAGCGATCGCGGCGATGGTCGAGGCGGGAGTCGACGGCGTCGAGGTTGGCCTGCCGTACTCAGATCCGAGCATGGACGGTCCCACGGTCCAGGAGGCGGCCGAGGCCGCGCTGCAGCGAGGAGTGCGCGTTCGGGACGTCTTCGCCGGCGTGCGCGCGGCCGTCGATGCGGGAGCACCCGCCGTGGTGATGTCCTACTTCAACCCGCTGCTGCAATACGGTCTCGAGCGCTTCGCCGCCGACCTGGCGGCAGCAGGCGGGGCGGGCGTGATCCTGCCCGATCTCACCCCCGACAACGCCGACGAGTGGCTTGCCGCCGCGCGGCGGCACGGGATCGAGACCACGTTCCTGGTTGCCCCAAGCTCCACGCAGGAGCGCATTCACTTCACGGTCGCCGCCACCACCGGCTTCCTCTACGCCACGGCGGTCATGGGCGTGACGGGGGAGCGGGCCACGATCGGCACGGCGGCCGAGCGCCTCGTGCGCGACTCGCGCGCGGCAGGTGCCTCGCACGTGTGCGTGGGGATCGGCGTGACCACAGGGGAGCACGCGTCGCAAGTTGGCGCCTATGCCGACGGCGTCATCGTCGGCTCCGCGCTTGTTCGCACCCTTCTCGACAACCCCGATGAGGCCGCGGCCCTGGACGCCCTCCGGGCCAAGGTCGCGGAGCTCGCCCAAGGCGTGAGGAGCGCACGGTGA
- the trpB gene encoding tryptophan synthase subunit beta, which produces MTGSLQAAPGPFFGDFGGRFVPEALVAALDELTDAYDKARLDPGFQAELDRLARDYTGRPSIVTEVPRFARAAGGARVILKREDLNHTGSHKINNVLGQALLTKRIGKSRVIAETGAGQHGVATATAAALMDLECVIYMGEEDTKRQALNVARMRLLGAEVIPVTSGSRTLKDAINEAFRDWVANVDSTNYIFGTAAGPHPFPAMVRDFQRVIGAEARSQLLALGGLPDAVVACVGGGSNAIGIFDAFLDDPVRLIGCEAAGDGVETGRHAATITGGRPGVLHGSRSFILQDEDGQITESHSISAGLDYPGVGPEHSWLAAIGRAEYWPVTDAEAMDAFALLSRTEGILPAIESAHALAGAIKLCRELGEDATILVSLSGRGDKDVEQAARWFGLLEADA; this is translated from the coding sequence GTGACGGGTTCGCTCCAAGCGGCCCCTGGGCCGTTCTTCGGCGACTTCGGCGGGCGATTCGTTCCTGAGGCGCTGGTCGCGGCCCTCGACGAGCTCACAGACGCCTACGACAAGGCGCGCCTAGACCCCGGCTTCCAGGCGGAGCTCGATCGCCTCGCCCGCGATTACACCGGGCGGCCGTCGATCGTCACCGAGGTGCCGCGCTTCGCCCGCGCTGCCGGCGGAGCACGCGTCATCCTCAAGCGTGAGGACTTGAATCACACCGGATCGCACAAGATCAACAACGTGCTGGGCCAGGCGCTGCTGACCAAGCGGATCGGGAAGTCGCGGGTGATCGCGGAGACGGGAGCCGGGCAGCACGGCGTCGCCACCGCCACCGCGGCCGCCCTCATGGATCTCGAGTGCGTGATCTATATGGGCGAGGAGGACACCAAGCGCCAGGCGCTCAACGTGGCCCGCATGCGCCTCCTCGGCGCCGAGGTCATTCCCGTCACCTCCGGCTCACGCACGCTCAAGGACGCGATCAACGAGGCGTTCCGCGATTGGGTCGCGAACGTCGACAGCACCAACTACATCTTCGGCACGGCGGCGGGCCCGCACCCGTTCCCCGCCATGGTTCGCGACTTTCAGCGCGTCATCGGCGCCGAGGCCCGCTCCCAGCTGCTCGCCTTGGGCGGACTGCCCGACGCTGTGGTTGCGTGTGTGGGCGGCGGCTCCAACGCGATTGGAATCTTTGACGCCTTTCTCGATGACCCCGTGCGGCTGATCGGCTGCGAGGCCGCGGGCGACGGCGTGGAGACGGGCCGACACGCGGCGACCATCACCGGCGGGCGCCCAGGGGTGCTGCACGGCTCGCGCTCGTTCATCCTCCAGGACGAGGACGGCCAGATCACCGAGTCGCACTCGATCAGCGCCGGCCTCGACTACCCCGGCGTGGGCCCCGAGCACTCATGGCTCGCGGCGATCGGCCGCGCGGAGTACTGGCCCGTCACGGACGCGGAGGCCATGGACGCGTTCGCGCTGCTGAGCCGCACCGAGGGCATCCTGCCTGCTATCGAGTCCGCGCACGCACTCGCCGGGGCGATCAAGCTGTGTCGCGAGCTGGGGGAGGACGCGACGATCCTCGTGAGCCTCTCCGGGCGCGGGGACAAGGACGTGGAGCAGGCCGCACGGTGGTTCGGGCTGCTGGAGGCGGACGCGTGA
- the trpC gene encoding indole-3-glycerol phosphate synthase TrpC: MGEAGTSVLDSIVAGVREDLVRREQLTSMDALKERASRLPSAIDARQILARDEVAVIAEVKRASPSKGELAEISDPASLATEYEAGGASVISVLTEERRFDGSLDDLDAVRAKVDIPILRKDFIVTPYQVWEARAHGADMVLLIVAALKQMALESLVERVHSLGMCALVEVHDTEETLRAADAGARIIGVNARNLKTLEVDRHTFARVAPTIPDGILRVAESGIRDSHDVVEYARMGADAVLVGEALVKDDNPRQAVAEMVAAGAHPALRSVRP, encoded by the coding sequence ATGGGAGAGGCGGGGACCAGTGTGCTCGACAGCATCGTCGCGGGAGTTCGCGAGGATCTAGTTCGTCGCGAGCAGCTGACGTCGATGGATGCGCTCAAGGAGCGCGCCTCGAGGCTCCCCAGCGCAATCGACGCCCGCCAGATCCTCGCTCGTGACGAGGTCGCGGTCATCGCCGAGGTCAAGCGCGCGAGCCCGTCGAAGGGCGAGCTCGCCGAGATCAGCGACCCCGCGTCACTGGCAACCGAGTACGAGGCTGGGGGAGCGTCGGTCATCTCCGTGCTCACCGAGGAGCGTCGCTTCGACGGGTCCCTCGACGACCTCGATGCGGTGCGTGCGAAGGTCGACATCCCGATCCTGCGCAAGGACTTCATCGTCACGCCGTATCAGGTGTGGGAGGCTCGCGCCCACGGTGCAGACATGGTGCTGCTCATCGTCGCGGCCCTCAAGCAGATGGCCCTCGAGAGCCTCGTCGAGCGCGTTCATTCCCTTGGCATGTGCGCACTCGTGGAGGTTCACGACACCGAAGAGACCCTGAGGGCGGCCGACGCCGGCGCGCGCATCATCGGCGTCAACGCCCGCAACCTCAAGACCCTCGAGGTTGACCGGCACACGTTCGCGCGGGTGGCCCCCACGATCCCCGACGGCATCCTGCGCGTGGCCGAGTCCGGCATCCGCGACAGCCACGACGTGGTCGAGTACGCGCGCATGGGCGCGGATGCGGTGCTCGTTGGCGAGGCGCTCGTCAAGGACGACAATCCGCGCCAAGCCGTTGCCGAGATGGTCGCGGCGGGCGCCCACCCCGCGCTGCGCTCGGTACGCCCGTGA
- a CDS encoding DUF2752 domain-containing protein produces MTTSATAAPLRTRLAGPVTTAVALGAATLYTYVRNPFESGAFPACLLYATTGIYCPGCGGLRAVHQLLHGDIVGAISLNALAILLVIPVTLVALTWWAGNAAGRNWQPPRLHPAVYWALAGLVLAFWVLRNVGPLASYLAP; encoded by the coding sequence GTGACCACGAGCGCGACCGCCGCTCCGCTCCGCACTCGCCTAGCGGGTCCGGTTACGACGGCGGTCGCGCTCGGTGCGGCGACTCTCTACACGTACGTCCGCAATCCTTTCGAATCCGGCGCGTTCCCCGCCTGCCTCCTGTACGCGACCACGGGAATCTACTGCCCTGGCTGCGGCGGCCTTCGAGCCGTCCATCAACTGCTCCACGGCGACATCGTCGGCGCAATCTCGCTCAACGCTCTCGCGATCCTGCTCGTCATTCCCGTCACGCTTGTCGCGCTGACCTGGTGGGCCGGCAACGCCGCGGGACGGAACTGGCAGCCGCCACGGCTACATCCCGCCGTCTACTGGGCACTTGCCGGCCTTGTGCTCGCTTTCTGGGTCCTGCGCAACGTAGGTCCCCTCGCCTCGTACCTCGCCCCGTAG
- a CDS encoding anthranilate synthase component I → MSAVKVEWGETWPSRDEFVALGANRRMVPVVRRVLADSLTPVAVYRALAGGRPGTFILESAEPDGSRSRWSFVGVHSRATLTIDGDDANWAGEVPVGLSDGAPLDAIRRVLAELQSEPIEGLPPLTGGMVGVIGWDIIRQWEPTLPKKAPKDIDVPDAVLALATDVAAIDHHDGSVWLIANAVNADAQETGIDAAYDDAVRRVDAMEGALAAADAGDVSVLAEGAEAPIHPRSAEGEFEEAVHFAKGAIRDGEVFQMVPSQRFDVPFDGDPLDVYRVARTINPSPYMYYFQIEDREGREFAIVGASPESLVALQAGQMRTYPIAGSRPRGATPEEDKALAAELIEDPKEIAEHIMLVDLARNDLVKVCEPTSVEVTEFMAVNRYSHIMHICSTVVGRIEPQHTAVDAFTATFPAGTLSGAPKARAIALIDEIEPVRRAFYGGAAGYFDFAGNMDFAITIRTALIREGVAHIQSGAGIVADSVPEREAQETRDKAAAMVRAVRVASRLERVSPR, encoded by the coding sequence GTGAGCGCGGTGAAGGTGGAGTGGGGCGAGACCTGGCCCTCGAGAGATGAGTTCGTGGCTCTCGGCGCCAACCGGCGGATGGTCCCTGTGGTCCGCCGCGTGCTCGCGGACTCGCTGACCCCCGTCGCCGTGTACCGAGCGCTCGCAGGCGGCAGGCCGGGGACGTTCATTCTTGAGTCTGCGGAGCCCGATGGCTCTCGCTCGCGCTGGTCGTTCGTTGGGGTCCACTCGCGCGCCACGCTCACCATCGATGGAGACGACGCCAACTGGGCGGGTGAGGTCCCCGTTGGCCTCAGCGACGGCGCTCCGCTCGACGCGATTCGCCGCGTGCTCGCCGAGCTCCAGTCGGAGCCTATTGAGGGCCTCCCGCCGCTTACGGGCGGCATGGTCGGCGTCATCGGGTGGGACATCATCCGCCAGTGGGAGCCCACGCTGCCCAAGAAGGCGCCGAAGGACATCGATGTGCCCGACGCTGTGCTCGCCCTGGCGACCGACGTTGCGGCGATCGACCATCACGACGGCAGCGTGTGGCTCATAGCGAACGCGGTGAACGCGGACGCGCAGGAGACGGGAATCGATGCGGCCTACGACGACGCCGTCCGGCGTGTCGACGCCATGGAGGGCGCGCTCGCAGCCGCCGACGCCGGGGACGTCTCTGTGCTCGCCGAGGGTGCAGAGGCGCCCATTCACCCGCGCAGTGCCGAGGGGGAGTTCGAGGAGGCCGTGCACTTCGCGAAGGGCGCCATTCGCGACGGCGAGGTGTTCCAGATGGTGCCCTCTCAGCGCTTCGACGTGCCGTTCGACGGCGATCCGCTGGACGTGTACAGGGTGGCGCGCACCATCAACCCGAGCCCGTACATGTACTACTTCCAGATCGAGGATCGGGAGGGCCGCGAGTTCGCGATCGTGGGGGCGAGCCCGGAGTCTCTCGTAGCGCTGCAGGCGGGGCAGATGCGCACGTATCCCATTGCCGGCTCACGGCCCCGCGGGGCGACGCCGGAGGAGGACAAGGCGCTCGCCGCGGAGCTCATCGAGGACCCGAAGGAGATCGCCGAGCACATCATGCTCGTCGATCTCGCGCGCAACGACCTCGTGAAGGTGTGCGAGCCCACCTCGGTGGAGGTCACCGAGTTCATGGCGGTGAACCGCTACAGCCACATCATGCACATCTGCTCCACGGTGGTGGGTCGGATCGAGCCGCAGCACACCGCCGTTGACGCGTTCACCGCGACGTTCCCGGCGGGAACCCTCTCCGGGGCCCCCAAGGCCCGCGCGATCGCGCTCATCGACGAGATCGAGCCAGTCAGGCGCGCGTTCTACGGCGGCGCTGCGGGGTACTTCGACTTCGCGGGCAACATGGACTTCGCGATCACCATCCGCACCGCACTCATCCGGGAAGGAGTCGCGCACATACAGTCGGGGGCGGGGATCGTCGCAGACTCCGTGCCCGAGCGCGAGGCGCAGGAAACCCGCGACAAGGCCGCCGCGATGGTTCGAGCCGTGCGCGTCGCCTCCCGTCTCGAGCGCGTCTCGCCACGCTAG
- the hisI gene encoding phosphoribosyl-AMP cyclohydrolase has product MLANDIAARLKRTPDGLVVAVAQQHDTGEVLMVAWMNDDALAQTLTTGRAVYWSRSRQELWRKGDTSGNVQRVVSVSLDCDGDALLIKVDQAGPACHTGARSCFDAGGDLGAVSGVPA; this is encoded by the coding sequence GCAAGGCTCAAGCGCACCCCAGACGGCCTCGTCGTCGCCGTGGCGCAGCAGCATGACACGGGCGAGGTGCTGATGGTCGCGTGGATGAACGACGACGCCCTCGCGCAGACCCTCACCACCGGCAGGGCCGTCTACTGGAGCCGTTCGCGCCAGGAACTGTGGCGCAAGGGCGACACGTCGGGCAACGTCCAGCGAGTCGTGTCGGTGAGCCTCGACTGCGACGGTGACGCGCTGCTCATCAAGGTGGACCAGGCGGGGCCCGCGTGCCACACCGGCGCCCGCTCGTGCTTCGACGCCGGGGGAGACCTTGGTGCCGTTTCCGGGGTGCCTGCGTGA